A region of Colletotrichum higginsianum IMI 349063 chromosome 10, whole genome shotgun sequence DNA encodes the following proteins:
- a CDS encoding Methyltransferase type 12 produces MASSLLAALPGYSTLEYHFSGSQNRTTSAGVAVYNSWTLSLVYDRLVLDLYLSYVWRCPKPVVEDLYAKVIAQASGTLEDGGLRIIDIGVGTGYFVSHAPIPPKASLTLFDLNQSCLDAASERCRTTHKARGVLVDVDTICGDFLAPESSSGSVYTHLGGSERSIDLIFTTMLLHCVPGPPARKASALARLSRLLKPTTGTLAGVTILGDGAAHNWAGRSLMFLHNLMGWFGNSQDDEMAFVRALEDAFEIVEWKVVGAVLVFQARSPRL; encoded by the coding sequence ATGGCCTCATCGCTTCTCGCCGCCTTGCCCGGGTATTCGACTCTCGAATATCACTTTTCGGGGTCTCAGAACCGCACCACCTCCGCCGGTGTTGCAGTGTACAATTCATGGACGCTCAGTTTAGTCTACGATAGGCTGGTCTTGGACTTGTATCTAAGCTACGTCTGGCGGTGCCCTAAGCCTGTTGTCGAAGACTTGTACGCCAAGGTCATTGCCCAAGCCTCAGGCACTTTGGAGGATGGTGGTCTTCGCATCATCGACATTGGCGTTGGCACTGGATATTTTGTCTCCCACGCCCCCATCCCCCCAAAGGCATCCCTAACGCTGTTTGATCTCAATCAATCATGTCTGGATGCGGCATCTGAGCGGTGCAGAACAACACACAAGGCAAGAGGTGTTCTGGTCGACGTGGACACGATTTGCGGCGACTTCTTGGCCCCAGAATCAAGCTCGGGTTCCGTCTACACACACCTTGGTGGTAGCGAGAGAAGCATCGATCTCATTTTCACGACAATGCTACTGCATTGTGTACCTGGACCTCCGGCGCGGAAGGCTTCCGCTCTGGCACGTCTCTCCCGGCTGTTGAAACCAACGACTGGTACCCTGGCTGGCGTCACGATCTTGGGCGATGGTGCCGCACACAACTGGGCAGGAAGGTCACTGATGTTCTTGCATAACCTGATGGGGTGGTTTGGCAATAGCCAAGATGATGAAATGGCTTTTGTGCGTGCGCTAGAAGACGCCTTTGAGATCGTTGAGTGGAAGGTCGTCGGAGCAGTTTTGGTGTTCCAGGCTCGAAGCCCGAGACTGTAG
- a CDS encoding NADPH cytochrome P450 encodes MNSRAGNLPEEGCVVMIVASYNGLPSDNTAEMVAWLRVKAASPGSLSHVKYAVFGCGHRDWHDTYQRVPRLVEELLERSGAVKVAPMGVADAATGDMYSDLEQWSLKHLFPALYATHGMAAPDAPLKQTLLPTSGPISVVQSLPLRVTSLTNRGFQPVKVTESYQLSADLNKIPAKRHVELRMPPGFSYGPGDHLHILPQNDPTVVQKVLWYFDLAGDSRIAMHSVNSLDVSDNMELTAAELFGHWVELKRPITKQAAQTLIESLIESDTSTRSRMKDSIRHMIDGDGPKTVVEILEVPDLKLSLSSFLSILTPIRPRTYSLSSSPSSKPHHGTLTISVVPNGTASEYLASTTVGQILFARVQANPRFFHQLSERPQSGLIMVCVGSGIAPFRGLIKEALFRKTSSAAEKPKWTLFYGCRGSQLDELYADDLRAAEEAGVIVVHRAYSRESGDMNIPRYVTGSLKEHISEVMDCWKAGGLIRVCAGKSIADDVWNLLGPSLLETMANGNQKDQPFDWRQKLAEEERYVEEVFN; translated from the exons ATGAACTCAAGAGCCGGTAATCTACCAGAGGAGGGATGTGTAGTGATGATTGTGGCTTCGTACAATGGTCTACCATCCGACAACACAGCCGAAATGGTTGCATGGTTAAGGGTAAAGGCCGCCAGCCCTGGCAGTCTGAGCCATGTCAAGTACGCAGTGTTTGGCTGCG GCCATAGAGACTGGCACGACACCTACCAAAGAGTACCGCGCCTTGTTGAGGAGCTCCTGGAAAGGTCCGGCGCTGTGAAAGTAGCCCCCATGGGAGTTGCAGATGCGGCAACCGGCGACATGTACTCCGACCTTGAACAATGGAGTCTGAAGCACCTGTTTCCTGCTCTTTACGCCACACATGGCATGGCTGCTCCCGATGCCCCGCTCAAGCAGACTCTACTGCCGACTTCTGGACCAATCTCTGTCGTTCAGAGTCTACCATTGAGGGTCACGAGTCTCACGAATAGGGGATTTCAGCCGGTGAAAGTCACTGAGTCCTACCAGCTATCGGCGGACCTGAACAAAATCCCAGCCAAGCGACATGTTGAACTGAGGATGCCGCCGGGCTTCAGTTACGGCCCTGGCGATCACTTGCACATCCTACCACAAAACGATCCAACGGTGGTTCAAAAGGTGCTGTGGTATTTCGATTTGGCAGGTGACTCGCGCATTGCAATGCATTCGGTCAATTCTCTCGACGTGTCCGACAACATGGAGCTGACCGCAGCTGAGCTATTCGGACATTGGGTTGAGCTGAAACGGCCCATCACGAAGCAAGCCGCCCAAACGCTCATCGAGTCTCTCATCGAAAGCGACACAAGCACCAGAAGCCGAATGAAAGACTCGATTCGGCATATGATCGATGGCGATGGACCAAAGACAGTCGTGGAGATACTGGAGGTTCCCGACCTCAAGCTGTCTTTATCCTCATTCCTTAGCATCTTGACGCCCATTCGACCGCGGACATATTCCCTTTCTTCATCTCCCTCCTCGAAGCCCCATCATGGCACATTAACGATATCTGTCGTGCCTAACGGCACCGCTTCGGAGTACTTGGCCAGCACGACGGTTGGACAGATTCTCTTCGCCCGGGTTCAAGCCAATCCCAGGTTTTTCCATCAACTCAGCGAACGGCCGCAATCTGGGTTGATCATGGTTTGTGTTGGTTCTGGCATCGCGCCGTTCAGAGGCTTAATAAAAGAGGCACTCTTCCGCAAAACGTCGAGCGCTGCCGAGAAACCAAAGTGGACTCTCTTCTACGGATGCAGGGGCAGCCAACTGGACGAGTTGTATGCTGATGACCTTCGAGCCGCTGAGGAAGCGGGAGTCATTGTGGTACACCGAGCCTACAGTCGAGAGTCGGGCGACATGAACATTCCAAGATACGTTACCGGGTCGTTGAAAGAACACATCTCGGAGGTGATGGACTGTTGGAAGGCTGGAGGTCTCATACGCGTATGTGCTGGAAAGAGTattgctgatgatgtatggAACTTGCTCGGACCGTCTCTGCTAGAGACCATGGCGAATGGGAACCAAAAAGACCAACCGTTCGACTGGCGACAGAAGTTggcagaggaggagaggTATGTCGAGGAAGTATTCAACTag
- a CDS encoding NADPH cytochrome P450, with protein MEPWTKLDLSKDFTRLTLDTVALTCLDHRFNSFYHSTSLPTFVQQIDFVLAEAATTATLPDWSIPLRFSQRKQWAKSVAYINKACQDMIDARREAGEQSSRKDVLSAMVFEKDPKTGESLTDEQIIHNMLTFLSAGHETTSATLALVCYFLCEHPEALKKARAEVDSVVGTDTLGIQHIQKLPYLEATLRETLRLVPTAPAFFVTPKRDEIIGGKYFVKQGESLCVALEVLQRDPETYGDDAAGFRPERMLQPGAFDSIDAFAWKPFGNGLRGCIGRTFVWQESLIQYDY; from the exons ATGGAGCCATGGACAAAGTTGGATCTCTCCAAGGATTTCACGCGACTGACTCTTGACACTGTAGCACTTACGTGTCTTGATCACCGGTTCAACAGTTTCTACCATTCGACAAGTCTCCCAACTTTTGTTCAACAAATCGACTTTGTCCTTGCAgaagcagcaacaacagcaactcTTCCCGACTGGAGCATCCCACTGAGATTCTCCCAGCGAAAGCAGTGGGCCAAGTCTGTGGCGTATATCAACAAGGCATGCCAGGACATGATCGACGCTCGCCGTGAAGCTGGCGAGCAGAGCTCGCGCAAGGATGTTCTGAGTGCCATGGTCTTTGAGAAGGATCCGAAGACAGGCGAAAGCTTGACAGACGAGCAAATCATTCATAACATGCTGACTTTCCTATCTGCCGGCCACGAAACGACAAGCGCTACACTAGCACTGGTATGCTACTTCTTGTGCGAACACCCCGAGGCCCTGAAGAAGGCCCGGGCGGAAGTGGATTCTGTGGTGGGAACAGACACCCTCGGCATTCAGCATATCCAGAAGTTGCCCTATTTGGAGGCTACGCTACGAGAGACATTACGTCTGGTGCCAACTGCCCCTGCCTTCTTCGTCACCCCTAAGCGGGATGAGATTATTGGCGGTAAGTATTTCGTCAAACAGGGCGAGAGCCTCTGTGTTGCCCTTGAGGTTCTGCAACGCGATCCAGAGACATACggggacgacgccgccggttTCAGGCCCGAACGCATGTTGCAGCCTGGGGCATTCGATAGCATAGACGCCTTTGCATGGAAACCATTCGGCAATGGCTTGAGAGGATGCATTGGCAGAACGTTTGTTTGGCAAGAATCTTTAATC CAATATGATTACTGA